CATTTAAATGTTCTTCAATTGGATTTGCAATATGATCGACATACTGATGAAATGGTAAAACTGCCTTCGGTTTATTGGCCGAATTAAAATATTCCGGCGACAATAATAATTTTATGAAATAATAGTTTTTAAAATCTCTCTCTAAACTTTCAAAATCAGGATAAATTTCTCTTAGTTTTTTATCTACCTCATCAAAAAACGGAAATTTCTCCATTCCAATAATAAAAATAGCAAGTTCTTTATCGTTATTTCGATTGATATAGGCATTTATCGTTTCCTTTTTAATGTCAAAATCATTTAAAAAGGCTGTTAGAAATTTATACATTCGGGTTGCAGCACCTGAAGCCGGAACAAATTTTTTGATTTTTAATTCCTCTTTTTGGCTGTCAAAAAAGGCTGCTTTCCTTTCAAAATCTGATTCTGTTAAACTTAAAATACCATTATTTACAGTAGCTGGACTTATTAAGTTACTTTTAGCAATTCCTTTTTTGAAAAATTTTAATTGTTTTAAAATATCATCAGAAGAGATTCCGTGATTATAAATTTCAACAAAGTCTTTTGAGGACAATCCTTTTTCTTTCAAAACACTCAAGGCATCAATAATAGCTGTTGCTTTTGCTAAACGGCTTTCTTTATTTCCAGAAAGTGTTATAAAAGGTTTTTTAGTATCTATTAAAGTTTGTTTGAAAACAGAAAATACAGTTTCTCTTCCTTCAGCTTTATCCCTAATATCATCTTTTTCCCAAGGAACATCAATATTCGTTAAAAAGAATAAATCATAATCGTGTTCCAATGCCGCTTCATTTAAAAGCGGATCGCAAAAACCATAATATACTTCCGAAAAAACTTTGGTAACCATTAAATTGGTATCACAGAACAAATATTTTTTAGCCGAAGAAAGCTTTTCATTTTCCAATGCCACTTGTCCGTACGCAATAGGCATCATATCATCGGCATTACAAACATGCTGGTTTTCTTCCCATTTTTTTTGCAGATAATCACGTGCAAATTCAGGAACCCATTCGGTTTCATAATACTCTGCAAGCTGTTTTGCTAAAGTCGTTTTGCCTGTACTTTCAGGACCAAACAAAGCAATTTTTATGATATTTGTTTTTTGCTGTCTAAGATTTTTCTCCATTCTAAATAAGCTGAAATAGCTAAAATTGTAAAAATTAAATATTGAAGTGACAACATCCCTAAGCCGCGATGAGCATAAAGAGGCACAACAATAATATCACCAATGATCCAGAGTGTCCAGTTTTCTATTTTTTTTCTGGCCATGTACCACATCCCTGCAAAGAATATTCCTGATGAAATCATATCTACATAATTGTCTTTATGAATTTCGTAATCAAAATATTTATAAATCCCGAAAACTACAAAAACGGTTACAATAAACAGTAAGAACCCTATTATTTTTTCATTAAAAGTTGTTCGGGTAATGGGAAGATTGTCTTCAACTGTTCCTCCTTTTGCCCACATATACCAGCCATATATACTCATAATTGAGAAATAAGCATTAATAATCATGTCTCCAATATATCCGGCAATATATAAAAGATATACTGAAATTACTGTTGCAATTAAACCCGTTGGATATACCCATATGTTTTCTTTTTTAGCAAACCAAACGCTTAAAATACCGCATACAAAAACCAAAAATTCAAGTATAATATGCCACAATGGAGCATTTTTATAGCTTTCTAAAAAAAAATCAATCATAAGAAACTTTAGGTTTAAGATTCAAAAAAATGGCTGTCATTCTCAAAAGCAGTTCCAATTACCACTAAATCAGCACCTGCTTTATAGGCATTTTGAATTCCGTGCAAATCTACAATTCCTCCGCCAACAATAATAGGAATTGTAATGTTTTGAGCAATCAGCGAAATCATCTCTAATGGCACTGGTTTTTTAGCACCACTTCCAGCTTCTAGATATATGAGTTTACTGCCCAGCATTTCTCCTGCTTGAGCTGTTGCCAAAGCCAAAGCTAAATTTTCACGATTGAGTGGTTCAGTTTTACTAACGCGCGCTACAGCAGTTTCGTTGCCACTTTCTATTAAAATATATCCTGTAGAAATGACTTCCAGATTTGTTCTTTTCAAAATTGGAGCTGCTTGAACCTGATATTCAATTAAATAATCTGGATTACGTCCTGACAATAATGATAGAAACAAAATAGCATCTGCTTGCGGAGAAATCTGCGAAGGATTTCCAGGAAAAATAACAACCGGTAGATTTGTTTTTCCCTTTAACTGTGCAATTAAATCTTCTAAAATAGTACTTTGAACAATACTTCCTCCCACAAAAATATGGGTTGCAGGCGATTGGTTTATTTTAAGTAATAAATGATCTAAGTTTTCCCAAACTATTTTATCAGGGTCCAAAAGTATAGCTAATAATTTCTCGCCTTTACTTTTAGCGTCTAAAATTTGCTGATGGATATTGGTACGTAATTTTTGTTCCATAATGGCTGTAAAAGTAAAGTTTTTGCTGTAGAAGAACTATTTTGAATGAATTATATTTGTAAAGTCTCTATAACCAACTCGAAGACACAAATCTATGATTGCTCCTGAATTACTAAAAAAATACGGTGCTGTAAAAAAGTCTTTCGGCAAAAACGAAATTATTTTTGAAGAAGGAAATCTGCCATCCTATTATTATCAAATCATTTCGGGCGAAATTAAAATGAGTAACTATAATGATGACGGACGAGAGTTTATTCAAGGCATATTTTATAAAGAGCAATCTTTTGGTGAACCGCCATTATTTCTAAACCAAAAATACCCTGCCAATGCTATTGCGGTTGAAGACAGTGAAATCATGCTTCTGCCAAAACCTGCATTTATGAAATTATTAGATGAAAATTCTTCTATCAGCCTTAAAATTATCGAAAATCTTGCACAGCGTTTGTATTATAAATCGGTTATGGCAGCTGAGATTTCGACACACGAACCAGAACACCGTGTGTTAAAATTAATCGATCATGGAATTGCTTATTTTAATTTTCAAAAAGATACAAATGGTTACCTGATTAATTTTACCCGTAAGCAAATTGGCGATTTAACTGGTTTACGAGTAGAAACGGTCATTAGAGCCATAAAAGCATTGGAGAAAAAAGGCGAATTGAAGATTATTAACCGAAAAGTATACAGATAAAAAAGTTCTTGTTTTATGATTTTAATCATAAAATGGAGCGGAAATGTGGACGTACCTTTGTCATATAAAAATCTGAATATCATGACACTATACCACACAACATTCGACATTTTCAACAAAAATTATATGGGTTCTGCTGCAATGGCAGTAATTGGACAAAGCTGTTTAGGAGGCGCTGCAGCCATGTACGTTTTAGCAAATGGAACTTCAATCCCGCAAATGATTCAGCTGGCTATTATCGTTTTGGCCTGTATCTTTGTAAACACTTCAATTTTGGCTCAAATGAAACATAAAGTAGTTTTTAATCTTTTAATTCTGAGTTCAGTATTAAGTGTATTATTTATTCTTTTAAACACAATTTTTCTGTGAAAAAACAAATAGAAAATAGAGCCGATATTACTTTTCTAGTAAATACATTTTACTACAAAATAAGAGCCGATCAAGAAATCGGCTTTTATTTTAATGAAATAATTACCGATTGGGATTTACACCTAGAAAAACTAACTGATTTTTGGGAAACCAATTTATTTGGTGTTCGTAAATACAAAGGAAATCCACATGCTGTTCATAATGAAGTTGATGCTCATTTTGATGAAAAAATCACGGCAAATGAATTCGGAATCTGGCTTAATCATTGGGCTCAGACACTAAACGAACATTTTGAAGGCGAAAATGTGGAAACTTTAAAAAGGCGCGCTAGAAAAATGAGTACTTTTTTATATATGAGTATGTTTCAGCATCGTCAAAAAGAAAGTGAAGTTTAAATGTCATTTCGAGAAACGAAGCAAACATCCAACTAACTTATCTAACAAATGGCGGAATTTCTTGTGCGACTTCTCCTTTCGGCGGAATGACAACATTCCCAAAATTGGAATTTGGAATTTGAAAAAATTTGGAATTTATTTTTCAAAAGCATAAACCAAAGTAAACTTACCATCAAAATTATCAGATTTGATTTCTTGGTAATGCACATCAAAATCCTTAATCAAATCATCAAAATGAAGACTTGCGTGCGTTTGGGTTTCTTCTAAAGAAAAATTATCTACGTTGATATGGTCTTTAAAACTGATTCCTTTTTCATTTCTGATTTTAAAGATCGCCTCTTTTGCTCCCCAGATTACGGTAAGTTTTTTTATGTATTCTTCGGTAGATGATGGATTTAAATAATCACATTCAAAATCTGTAAATTTATCTGCGATTCTCTGAATTTTTTCGCGTTGTAATTCCATATCAATTCCAACGGTTTCATGACTTATAATTATGGCCGCAAAATGATAGGAATGCGTAATTGAAATATAATTATGACAATCAAAATAGGGTTTGCCAAATTCGTCATAATGCAGATCTTTATCTGTAAAACCCATTTCCTGAATCAGCATACGAACACTCAAAAAAGCACGTTGATGCATTTGAGATTTCATTCCGTCTAATCTTTTCTGTGTTTTTTCTTTTAAAGTTACACAACTATACAGTTCATCAAAAGATTCTGTTATTTCCCAAATTAAAATTTTAGTTGTTTCGTTAAACTGTATGGTCTGAAATAGAGGCATTTCTTTTTAATTCTAAATGATGAGTGGTTAATTGTAATTTTTTTTAACCATATAAGTGATATAAGAAAATATAACTTTGGGGTTAAAATATCTCTTAAGTAAATTTAAGCAATTCTCTGTAAAGGTTTATAGTTAAGATCTTTTTTAAATGAACTTATATCTCTTATATGGTTCAAAACATTTTTTAAACTAACATTCTAAAGATTAAGAAATTAAAGATTTCACAAATCTTACAGAAAATAGTAAAATTCAAAAGCTATTCCTTAAATTTGCAAAAAATTTTACAATTATACAAATATAATATAAATGAGTACTACAACTACGCCTTATGTGGCTTTCAAAGTAAAAGACATTTCTCTAGCAGCTTGGGGAAGAAAAGAAATTGAACTAGCTGAAGCTGAAATGCCAGGTTTAATGGCACTTCGCGCTGAATACAAAGACGAACAACCTCTTAAAGGTGCGCGTATCGCTGGATGTTTACACATGACGATTCAAACTGCTGTTTTAATCGAAACTTTAATTGCTCTTGGTGCAGAAGTTACTTGGTCTTCTTGCAACATTTTCTCTACACAGGATCAAGCTGCTGCTGCTATTGCCGCTGCTGGAATCTCAGTTTATGCTTGGAAAGGTTT
This is a stretch of genomic DNA from Flavobacterium endoglycinae. It encodes these proteins:
- a CDS encoding DUF4301 family protein, with translation MEKNLRQQKTNIIKIALFGPESTGKTTLAKQLAEYYETEWVPEFARDYLQKKWEENQHVCNADDMMPIAYGQVALENEKLSSAKKYLFCDTNLMVTKVFSEVYYGFCDPLLNEAALEHDYDLFFLTNIDVPWEKDDIRDKAEGRETVFSVFKQTLIDTKKPFITLSGNKESRLAKATAIIDALSVLKEKGLSSKDFVEIYNHGISSDDILKQLKFFKKGIAKSNLISPATVNNGILSLTESDFERKAAFFDSQKEELKIKKFVPASGAATRMYKFLTAFLNDFDIKKETINAYINRNNDKELAIFIIGMEKFPFFDEVDKKLREIYPDFESLERDFKNYYFIKLLLSPEYFNSANKPKAVLPFHQYVDHIANPIEEHLNECVHYATSKNVSNLHFTVSEIHQNLFEKAVDEVREKIEKPSGIQINIGYSYQNKSTDSINVDAKNKIVRSSNGNLIFRPGGHGALIENLNNLNADIIFIKNIDNVIQNHIDKITLYKKALGGVLIEVQQKVFKYLKVIEDQQINEDSLSDLTEFLSKKLNIELGKDFHKFTFENKINKIKEVLDRPIRVCGMVRNEGEPGGGPFWIMNRKGEISLQIVEASQVDLSNKKQREILEEATHFNPVDLVCGIKNYKGQKFDLKEFVDHKSGFIVEKSVEGKPVRSYELPGLWNGSMANWLTVFVAVPLITFNPVKTVNDLLKPAHQPQ
- the pnuC gene encoding nicotinamide riboside transporter PnuC, translated to MIDFFLESYKNAPLWHIILEFLVFVCGILSVWFAKKENIWVYPTGLIATVISVYLLYIAGYIGDMIINAYFSIMSIYGWYMWAKGGTVEDNLPITRTTFNEKIIGFLLFIVTVFVVFGIYKYFDYEIHKDNYVDMISSGIFFAGMWYMARKKIENWTLWIIGDIIVVPLYAHRGLGMLSLQYLIFTILAISAYLEWRKILDSKKQIS
- a CDS encoding geranylgeranylglyceryl/heptaprenylglyceryl phosphate synthase; the protein is MEQKLRTNIHQQILDAKSKGEKLLAILLDPDKIVWENLDHLLLKINQSPATHIFVGGSIVQSTILEDLIAQLKGKTNLPVVIFPGNPSQISPQADAILFLSLLSGRNPDYLIEYQVQAAPILKRTNLEVISTGYILIESGNETAVARVSKTEPLNRENLALALATAQAGEMLGSKLIYLEAGSGAKKPVPLEMISLIAQNITIPIIVGGGIVDLHGIQNAYKAGADLVVIGTAFENDSHFFES
- a CDS encoding Crp/Fnr family transcriptional regulator, whose protein sequence is MIAPELLKKYGAVKKSFGKNEIIFEEGNLPSYYYQIISGEIKMSNYNDDGREFIQGIFYKEQSFGEPPLFLNQKYPANAIAVEDSEIMLLPKPAFMKLLDENSSISLKIIENLAQRLYYKSVMAAEISTHEPEHRVLKLIDHGIAYFNFQKDTNGYLINFTRKQIGDLTGLRVETVIRAIKALEKKGELKIINRKVYR
- a CDS encoding group III truncated hemoglobin yields the protein MKKQIENRADITFLVNTFYYKIRADQEIGFYFNEIITDWDLHLEKLTDFWETNLFGVRKYKGNPHAVHNEVDAHFDEKITANEFGIWLNHWAQTLNEHFEGENVETLKRRARKMSTFLYMSMFQHRQKESEV
- a CDS encoding 4'-phosphopantetheinyl transferase family protein, whose amino-acid sequence is MPLFQTIQFNETTKILIWEITESFDELYSCVTLKEKTQKRLDGMKSQMHQRAFLSVRMLIQEMGFTDKDLHYDEFGKPYFDCHNYISITHSYHFAAIIISHETVGIDMELQREKIQRIADKFTDFECDYLNPSSTEEYIKKLTVIWGAKEAIFKIRNEKGISFKDHINVDNFSLEETQTHASLHFDDLIKDFDVHYQEIKSDNFDGKFTLVYAFEK